GCTTCTCCATGCGCACCGACAAGCACGCCCTGGCCCCCCAAGGTATCGCCGGCGGCCACCCCGGCGGCACCGGCGGCTGCATCATCAACCCCAGCGCCGGCGACGAGCGCAGCATGCCCTCGCGCTTCGGCGACCAGCGCCTCAAGAGCCAAGACGTCCTGCGAATGGAGCGGCCGGGCGGCGGCGGCGTGGGCGCCGCCTTCGAGCGCAGCCCCGAGGCGGTGCTGGAGGACGTGCGGCAGGGGTACGTGTCGGTGGAGCGGGCAAGGAGCGACTACGGGGTGGCTTTGAGCAGCCGAGAGGGGGAGATCGTCCTGGATGGGGCCGCGACTCGCCAACTGCGCGGCAAGCAAGATGACGGTTCCCGTTGATCCAGGAACGCAATCGTCAACGGTTGTTGTCCTCGAACTCAAGACGTAAACTGTCTTACAGAACATGCTTGGCGACGAGGAAAAAGAACTGCGCGCCTATGCCGAACGGTGGCGGCTGGCTTCCGCCAAAATCGAGGAACTGCGACGCCAAGACCTCCGCAACGTCAACGTTGCTGAGCATATAGAGGCCATGAACGGCGCTTTCGAGGCCGCGCTCTCAACTCAGACCAGGACCACATCGGGGCTCGTGGAACAACAGGCGGTCTTCGCCAAACTACGAAATGCGCGATCTGTTCCACCTGGCAAGTGAGGTCCAATCGTTCTGTCAGGTCCGCGGCTGGCGCTTCTGTTTCATTGGCGGCATCGCATTGCAGCGCTGGGGCGAGCCTCGACTGACTGCTGACATCGACGTCACCATTCTCACGGGCTTTGGTCCCGAAGCACAGTACATCGAAGAACTTTGTGGTGCGTTTGCCGGGCGCTTTGCCGATGCTGACGAATTCGCTCGCCGGCACCGGACCCTGCTGCTTCAGTCGGAGCATGGCATCCCCATCGACATCACGCTTGGTGCGCTTCCCTTCGAGGAGCGTGTGATAGAGCGCGCGACATTCTATCAGTTCCTGAAGGAAGCCCGTTTGAACACCTGCTCCGCAGAGGATCTGGTGATCCTCAAGGCCTTTGCGGACCGTCCGCGCGATTGGAGCGACATTGAAAGCGTCATCGTGCGAACCGGTCACCGTATCGCCTGGCAAATCGTCGAGAACGAGTTGCCGCCTCTCTGCGACGCGAAGGAAGCACCGCATATTCTGCCTCGACTCGCCGCCTTGCGTACGCAGATCAGTGATTGAACGGCCCGACGACCGACCGCCGTTACCACTTCAGTGGACCCGTTTCGGCCGGTAGTGGCATACGGCCCGGGGTGACCGTGAACGACCGGAGGAACCGATGGACGAACTCGATATCGCCGATTGTATCAACGAAACCTGCCCCTGGTCCGGCGAGCCGGTGCAGCCCGACTCACTGACCGAGTACGACGGCCACGTCGTCGGGTTCTGCAACACGGGTTGCCGCGACAAGTTCGATGCGGCAATCCGCCACTTCGAGGAGGCGAGAGCGGCAAGAGCTAGCCGCTAGTGCCTTGCCCGGACTCCCCGGACTGCACCAGTGCCATGATTTCCCCGTGACGGAATTCAATCGATCTCGTCTTCGGGCACGATCCAGGGTTCTTGAAGCGCCGCGTCGCGCCACTCGACGAAGGCAGGCAGTGTCAGGACCGCACGGCTGTAGGCGGCGCACATGTCGTCGAGCTCGACCCCGTACGTATCCAGGCGGGTGACCACCGGGGCGAACATGGCATCCGCCGCGCCGAAGCCGCCGAAGAGAAAGTCGCCTCCCTTGCCGTAGCGGTCACGGCACTCACGCCAGATCTCGCATATCCGCGCTATGTCTTCCGCGACACCGGAACCGCGGCCCTTGCCCTTCAGGTCCGTGCGACGCAGGTTCATGGGCATGCAGTTGCGAACAGCGGTAAAGCCGGCGTGCATTTCGCAGGCGATCGAACGAGCCATCGCCCGCGCATCCCGATCCTCGGGCCACAGGCCGGCCTCCGGGAACAGCTCGTGGGCGTATTCCAGGATCGCGAGGGTTTCCCAGATGGTGCGCTCGCCGTGAAGCAACACCGGCACGCGCCGCGACGGGGATACCGCGGCGATGGCTTCCTTCCAGTTCTCGTCGAACAGCAGGAGCATCTTTTCGGCGAACGGGATGCCGGCATGGCGCAGGGCCAGCCAAGGCCGAAGGGACCACGAAGAGTAGTTCTTGTTGCCGATCACCAGAGTCAGTTCGCTCATCTCAACATTCTCCCGCCACACGCCGTTCTGTGGTGAAACCGGCTGCATGGACGGTCATTAATACCAACGGTGCGTCACACGGACAGGGTACCCGTGGGCGGAAAGGGGAAAGGGGGTGGCCGCTTGTCATGCGGCACAACCCTATTGATGCTTCACCGCCGGCTCACCGCCTCGAACAAATGCAACTGCGGGGTCTTGCCGGTGTCGTCCGCCAGCACGGGGTAGTTGGCGGTGAAGCAGGCGTCGCAGTAGCCGGTGTCGTCACCCTTGAAGAAAGTGTAGAGGCCCTCGCGGCTCAGGTAGGCGAGGGAGTCGGCGCCGATGAAGTCGCGGATGCCGTCGACGGAGTGGACGGAAGCGATGAGTTCCTTGTGGGTGGGGGTGTCGATGCCGTAGTAGCAGGGGCTGATGGTGGGGGGTGAGCTGATGCGCACGTGGACCTCGGTGGCCCCGGCCTCGCGCAGCATGCGGATGATCTTCTGACTGGTGGTGCCGCGGACGATGGAGTCGTCCACCACGATGACGCGCTTGCCCTGGAGCACCTCGCGCATGGCGTTGAGCTTGATCTTGACGCCGAAGTTGCGGATGTGCTGCTGCGGTTCGATGAAGGTGCGGCCGACGTAGTGGTTGCGGATCAGGGCGAGGTCGAGAGGGATGCCGCACTGTTCGGCGTAGCCGATGGCCGCGGGCACCCCCGAGTCGGGCACGGGGGTCACGATGTCGGCGTCGATGTGGCTCTCGCGGGCGAGTTGGCGACCCAGCTCCTTGCGGTACTGGTAGACGCTGTGACCGTAGACGTTGCTGTCGGGCCGGGCGAAGTAGATGGACTCGAAGATGCAACGGGCCGGACGGACCTCCGGGAAAGGCTTGAGGGACTCCATGCCGCCGCGGCTGAAGACCAGCACCTCGCCCGGCTCCACCTCGCGCACGTATTCCGCCTCGATGAGGTCCAGCACACAGGTCTCCGACGCCACCACCCAGCCGTCCCGGTCCCCGTCCCCGCGAAACCGGCCCACGATCAGCGGCCGGAAACCCAGAGGATCGCGAGCGGCGATCATGGTGTGGGTGGTGAGGAACACGAGGGAGTAGGAGCCCTTGACCCGGTGGAGGGCGTCGATGACGCGGTCCGTCAGGGTCTTCTCCTTCGAGGTGGCGATGAGATGGACGATCACCTCGGTGTCGGAGGTGGACTGGAAGATGGAGCCCGATTCCTCGAGCTGCTGGCGGAGCTGGTTGGCGTTGATCAGGTTGCCGTTGTGGGACACGGCGATGGGGCCGTCGGCGTACTCCACCACGAACGGCTGGGCATTCTTGAGGTCGGTGTGCCCGCTGGTGGAATAGCGGTTGTGCCCGATGGCCGCGGCGCCCTGCAGGTTCTTGATGATGTCTTCCTTGAAGATGTCCGCCACCAGACCCATCTGGCGGTGGGAGATGAGGACGTCGCCGTCGGAGGACACGATGCCGGACGATTCCTGGCCCCGGTGCTGCAGGGCGTAGAGCCCCAGGTACACCATATTGGCGGCCTCGGGATGACCGTGGACACCCACCACCGCGCATTCTTCATGGAACTTGTCGAACATCAGGTCCTGCCTGCGGAAGAGCCAGCGTGACTCCGCTTCCCCGAGCCTGTTCGTCACTTAACATACCGTTCCAGGGCCGTCGACCAAATGTTACGCAGCCGTTGCACCGGCGCACGCACCCAGTCGTTGATGGCCAACCGGTTCCCGTCCACTTTCCCGATGACCGCCATCGGAACGTTCTCATGGGTCGCGATGTCCTGCAACCGGCCGTAGTCCCTTTCCTTCAAGGAAACCACGATGCGCGACTGCGATTCGCCGAACAGGAGCGCGTCCGCGTGCCCGCGTTGCTCGATCTCGATGACCGCTCCCATCCCCGCGGGGCCCGGATGTGAGATGCAGCACTCGGCCAGGGCCACGGCGAGTCCCCCTTCGGAAACGTCGTGAGCCGATGAGAGCAGCCCCTGCTGCACCGCCAACCGGCAGGTTCGCTGCACTCCGCGTTCCAGCACCAAGTCCACGGTTGGCGGCTTGCCCGCCACCTGTCCGTGCACCACCTTGAGGTACTCGCTGCCGCCCAACTCGTCGCGGTTGACGCCCAGCAGCACCACGAGGTCGCCCTCCTCCTTGAACCACGGGGTGGCGATGCGGGTCACATCCTCCAGCAGCCCCACCATGGCCACCGTGGGCGTGGGGTGGATGGAGACGCCGTCGGTCTCGTTGTAGAAGCTCACGTTGCCGCTCACCACCGGGACCTCCAGCGCCAGGCACGCGTCGCGCATGCCCCCGATGGCCTGGGAGAACTGCCACATCACGTCCTCCCGCTCGGGGTTGCCGAAGTTGAGGCAGTCCGTGAGCCCCAGCGGCGTTGCCCCGACGCACGACAGGTTCCGCGCCGCCTCGGCCACCGCGGCCATGCCGCCCGCACGGGGGTCCAGGTAGCAGTAGCGCGCGTTGCAGTCCACGGTCAGAGCCAGTCCCTTGGAGGTGCCCTTGACGCGGATCACCGCGGCGTCCGCGCCCGGCGCCAGTACCGTGTTGCCGCGCACGTAGTGGTCGTACTGGCGGCAGACCCACTCCCGGGAGCCCAGGTTCGGGGAATCCAGCAGTTGCTCCAGCACCCGGGTCATGCTCTCGGGCCGCGGCAACGCGTCCGCGTCCAGGCGCTGGATCTCGTCCTGACGCACCGGCCGTTTCGCGGGCCGGTCGTACGCCGGCGCGGCGTCGGTGAGCGCCGCCACCGGGATATCGGCCACCGGACGGCCTTCCGACAGCACCCGGAACACGGGTTCGTCGATGACCCGGCCCACCACCACCGCGTCGAGGTCCCAGCGCTCGAAGATCGCCTGGACTTCGGCCACCGACTCCGGATGTGCCACCAACAGCATGCGCTCCTGGGACTCGGACAGCAGGATCTCGTAGGGGGTCATGCCCCGCTCGCGCAGCGGCACGTGCGCCAGTTCCAGCTCCACGCCCGAGCCGGCGCGGCCGGCCATCTCCACGGCGGAACTGGTGAGGCCCGCGGCGCCCATGTCCTGGATGCCCACGATGGCGTCGGTCCGCATCAACTCCAGACACGCCTCGATGAGGAGCTTTTCGGTAAAGGGGTCGCCCACCTGCACGGTGGGGCGGCGCTGCTCGGAGTCCTCGGAGAAGGACTCCGAGGCCATGGTGGCGCCGTGTACCCCGTCGCGCCCGGTCTTGGAGCCCACGTACATCACCGGGTTGCCGGCGCCCTGGGCCTTGCCGGTGAAGATGCGATCCCGCTCCGCCAGGCCCAGCGTGAACGCGTTCACCAGGATGTTGGCGTCGTAGCATTCGTCGAAGTAGATGTCGCCGCCCACGGTGGGCACGCCGACGCAGTTGCCGTAGCCGCCGATGCCGCCCACCACGCCGTTCATCAGGTAGGGCGTCTTGGGGTGGCGGATGGCGCCGAACCGGAGCGAATTGAGGCTGGCGATGGGACGCGCGCCCATGGTGAACACGTCCCGCAGGATGCCGCCCACGCCGGTGGCCGCCCCCTGATAGGGCTCGATGAAGGACGGGTGGTTGTGGCTCTCGATCTTGAACACCACGGCGAGGCCGTCGCCGATGTCCATGACGCCGGCGTTCTCGCCCGGGCCGTGGATGACGCGGGGACCTTCGGTGGGAAGCTGTTTCAGGTGCTTGCGCGAGCTCTTGTAGCTGCAGTGCTCCGACCACATGACCGAGAAGACGCCCAACTCGGTGAGGTTAGGCGGCCGTCCCAGAAGACGCTGGATCTCGGTGTACTCGTGGTCGGTCAGGCCGTGAGCGTGGACCACCTCGGCGGTCAAGGGCGCGGTGTCGGGGTTCGTTGCGTCGCTCATGTCGCTGCCTGGTATGATACGGCACGAATACCGTCGTGAACCCGAGCGTACTTGTCGCAGGCCGGCATGACGCCGTGCCGGGGCGTCATGCGCGGTTCCCGTGCAGGAAGTCGGCCATCGAGGAGAAAATCGTCAGGCCGCCGACGCCCCCCAGCAGTTCTTCCGCGGCATCCTCCGGATGCGGCATCAGGCCGAAGACATTCCGGCCGCGGTTGCACACGCCGGCGATGTTTTGCACCGAGCCGTTGGGATTGGCCGCGTCGGGAGTGTCGCCGTCCGCGTCGGCGTAGCGCAGCAGCACCTGTCCGTGGTCCCGAAGTCCCTCGAGGGTGAGGGTGTCGGCGTAGTAGCGGCCGTCGACGTGCTTCACCGGCATCTCCAACAGCTCACCGGGCTGCGCGGTACACGTGAACGGCGACTGGGCGTGTTCCACGCGCACGGTCACGCGCCGGCACACGAAGCGCAGGGACTCGTTGCGCGTGAGGGCTCCGGGAAGCAGCCCGGCCTCGCAGAGGATCTGGAAGCCGTTGCAGATGCCGAGCACCAGGCCGCCGGCCGCGGCGAAGTCGACGATGCCCTGCATGACCGGCGCGAACCGGGCCATGGCGCCGGCGCGCAGGTAGTCGCCATAGGAGAAGCCGCCCGGGAGGACCACGCCGTCGCAGCCGCCGTCGAACGGGTCCTTGTGCCACAGGGTGCGCACCTCGTGCCCGAGCACGTGGCGCAGACAGTGGACGACGTCATCGTCGTCGCAGGAGCCGGGAAAGACTGCCACCCCCCAGCGCATACGGCTACCTTGCGACCTCGAAGCGGTAGTCCTCGATGACCGGGTTTGCGAGCAGCTTCTCGCACATGCGCCGCGCCTGCTGCTCGGCGTCCTCCGCCGCGGCCACATCCAGGCGCAGCTCCAGGTACTTGCCCACGCGCACTTCCTGGACGGCGTCGAAGCCCAGGCTGTGGAGCGAGTTCTCCACGGCCTTGCC
Above is a genomic segment from Deltaproteobacteria bacterium containing:
- the purQ gene encoding phosphoribosylformylglycinamidine synthase subunit PurQ; its protein translation is MRWGVAVFPGSCDDDDVVHCLRHVLGHEVRTLWHKDPFDGGCDGVVLPGGFSYGDYLRAGAMARFAPVMQGIVDFAAAGGLVLGICNGFQILCEAGLLPGALTRNESLRFVCRRVTVRVEHAQSPFTCTAQPGELLEMPVKHVDGRYYADTLTLEGLRDHGQVLLRYADADGDTPDAANPNGSVQNIAGVCNRGRNVFGLMPHPEDAAEELLGGVGGLTIFSSMADFLHGNRA
- a CDS encoding nucleotidyl transferase AbiEii/AbiGii toxin family protein; protein product: MRDLFHLASEVQSFCQVRGWRFCFIGGIALQRWGEPRLTADIDVTILTGFGPEAQYIEELCGAFAGRFADADEFARRHRTLLLQSEHGIPIDITLGALPFEERVIERATFYQFLKEARLNTCSAEDLVILKAFADRPRDWSDIESVIVRTGHRIAWQIVENELPPLCDAKEAPHILPRLAALRTQISD
- the purF gene encoding amidophosphoribosyltransferase yields the protein MFDKFHEECAVVGVHGHPEAANMVYLGLYALQHRGQESSGIVSSDGDVLISHRQMGLVADIFKEDIIKNLQGAAAIGHNRYSTSGHTDLKNAQPFVVEYADGPIAVSHNGNLINANQLRQQLEESGSIFQSTSDTEVIVHLIATSKEKTLTDRVIDALHRVKGSYSLVFLTTHTMIAARDPLGFRPLIVGRFRGDGDRDGWVVASETCVLDLIEAEYVREVEPGEVLVFSRGGMESLKPFPEVRPARCIFESIYFARPDSNVYGHSVYQYRKELGRQLARESHIDADIVTPVPDSGVPAAIGYAEQCGIPLDLALIRNHYVGRTFIEPQQHIRNFGVKIKLNAMREVLQGKRVIVVDDSIVRGTTSQKIIRMLREAGATEVHVRISSPPTISPCYYGIDTPTHKELIASVHSVDGIRDFIGADSLAYLSREGLYTFFKGDDTGYCDACFTANYPVLADDTGKTPQLHLFEAVSRR
- the purS gene encoding phosphoribosylformylglycinamidine synthase subunit PurS; this encodes MLVKVFVTLKEGVLDPQGKAVENSLHSLGFDAVQEVRVGKYLELRLDVAAAEDAEQQARRMCEKLLANPVIEDYRFEVAR
- a CDS encoding glutathione S-transferase yields the protein MDELDIADCINETCPWSGEPVQPDSLTEYDGHVVGFCNTGCRDKFDAAIRHFEEARAARASR
- a CDS encoding glutathione S-transferase family protein, translating into MSELTLVIGNKNYSSWSLRPWLALRHAGIPFAEKMLLLFDENWKEAIAAVSPSRRVPVLLHGERTIWETLAILEYAHELFPEAGLWPEDRDARAMARSIACEMHAGFTAVRNCMPMNLRRTDLKGKGRGSGVAEDIARICEIWRECRDRYGKGGDFLFGGFGAADAMFAPVVTRLDTYGVELDDMCAAYSRAVLTLPAFVEWRDAALQEPWIVPEDEID
- the purL gene encoding phosphoribosylformylglycinamidine synthase subunit PurL, with the protein product MSDATNPDTAPLTAEVVHAHGLTDHEYTEIQRLLGRPPNLTELGVFSVMWSEHCSYKSSRKHLKQLPTEGPRVIHGPGENAGVMDIGDGLAVVFKIESHNHPSFIEPYQGAATGVGGILRDVFTMGARPIASLNSLRFGAIRHPKTPYLMNGVVGGIGGYGNCVGVPTVGGDIYFDECYDANILVNAFTLGLAERDRIFTGKAQGAGNPVMYVGSKTGRDGVHGATMASESFSEDSEQRRPTVQVGDPFTEKLLIEACLELMRTDAIVGIQDMGAAGLTSSAVEMAGRAGSGVELELAHVPLRERGMTPYEILLSESQERMLLVAHPESVAEVQAIFERWDLDAVVVGRVIDEPVFRVLSEGRPVADIPVAALTDAAPAYDRPAKRPVRQDEIQRLDADALPRPESMTRVLEQLLDSPNLGSREWVCRQYDHYVRGNTVLAPGADAAVIRVKGTSKGLALTVDCNARYCYLDPRAGGMAAVAEAARNLSCVGATPLGLTDCLNFGNPEREDVMWQFSQAIGGMRDACLALEVPVVSGNVSFYNETDGVSIHPTPTVAMVGLLEDVTRIATPWFKEEGDLVVLLGVNRDELGGSEYLKVVHGQVAGKPPTVDLVLERGVQRTCRLAVQQGLLSSAHDVSEGGLAVALAECCISHPGPAGMGAVIEIEQRGHADALLFGESQSRIVVSLKERDYGRLQDIATHENVPMAVIGKVDGNRLAINDWVRAPVQRLRNIWSTALERYVK